The DNA segment taaacgAAAAATTGAAATGGTCTCTGAATTTCCCCAcagctgtatatttttatagtattaacgtacatatattattttatgcTTATTTCATCCTAAATCTCATTCATTTGATCTCTCTAGTCTCCATCCTGTATAGTGGGTGTGTTCGCTTGCCATGTTCGGAAAGCGCCAAGGCAGAGACAAAATGATAATGGCACAAAAGGGTGCAGAGATGTCCGGAGGTGGCTGTCTGCCCGCCACGGAGCCTTCCAGAACCACCCCCATTTGTGTGCATTAACAGGATTATCCCAGAAACCCACAGCCGCTCTGGTCTGCCTTCCTCTTCTGAGCAGCACAGAAGCCTTGCCTTGTTATATGCTTGCTGGCTATTGAAGACTTCAGAAAAAGCCCCTCTGAGGAAAACAAACGAGATGAAAGAGTGCACGCGGCTCTGTTCACCAcctctttctgtttttcttcacgctatctctctctcattcCGTTTTTCGATGTCTCTCTTTCCCCCTCTTTCTCTCGGGATGCTTGTAAACAGTGCATGATAGCAGTTTAGAGACCTCTGCCTCGTAGGGGGAGTTAAATCCATCTCTCCTGTCCATTTTCGCTGTTTGTTGTTGTGGTGCCTGTGTGGATGATGGCTCTTTTCCTGACCGCTTGACCTTGCGTTTTTGGGAGCGTAGGTAGATGTCTGTACCTGCGAAAAACGGTGTTGCATGTAACATCCCTTTTAGTGCTGGTAATTTTCAAAGTTCAAACTGTCACTCATTACCTCATGAAAATATCAATTTCATTGCCATTTGTGAGTTAATCGcgtgttttttttaactatGGACACCCTGAACCTGCTTGTTTACCTGTTGATGGTGCAAATGCCATTTGCAGCactttatatcattttttttttaaagaatttattcAGTGTAATTATCAAAAAAGGCTCTGTAGCTTTTGACAGCTTTCCATCTGGATGGCCTACCTAAAACATTTAGACATTTGTGCATGTTTAAGAGCAAGGTATATTCTATTTTGaagtttctgttttatttttcatcttttttaaaagcaaattgtcTCTAACAAAATTTGGGCTTTGTGGCTTTTAGTTCATATctgtttcgtttttttaaaattaaaatgttttacttcacaaTTGACTGATAAACAGGAAGCTCAGAGGAAAACCAGGTTCAGGTTATATTGCTCAGATAAATACAAGGTGTGAAaggaataataaaaataaacataagcAAATAAGGTGAAATGGGTTAGGGGTGTCATTAGTTTCTAGATGAACCTGTGAAAGGTTTCAAGAAGAATTCTTCTcatacattcaaataaaaattggtCATTGCATGTATAATATTGTTTAGTATCAGTAGAGCATCAGCCCCATCAAAACTATATTAATGTGTAAGACTTTGGTACAGCAAATTTAATGTTGAAAAGCTCGTTTCCAGCCTCTTCTATTATCTCCGAACATTAAATGAGATTATAAAAGCAATGGGAGGAAAATGATAGGTCAAATGCCATTGAAAgtaaattattgttttaaatgttccTTTGCTGTGACAATTGTATGCATTCTTCCCTATTTTCAttctgaagaacacagtcgttctttttagttttttatagtAGTTTTATTTCTctccatttgaaacaactctTACTGAGCTCATATTGTGTGAGCATGCACAGGATCTATTATTGTAGTCTTTCCAAATTTGTTTGTGCTTCCTGTTCATCTGTTTTTGTACATGGATGAAAGCGTTCAGCTTGAGAGAGCACTTTTGTTTGCTTTTACAGCCCTGCTGACAACCGCTGCAAGAACAACCGGCTGAGCAGTGTGTAGTCCAAAGCAAGTCTTTGGGCATTTAAGTTCCCCACCCATTGCAAAGACCCGAGTTAAACCCTAACATAGTCCTTTTCTGCTGGAAGTACCATTGCTTTGTCTGGGTGTTGTGAAAAGCTCTGCTCCACTGGGCTCTGGCCTGTAATGTTGTTAGGGAGCATGTTTATAATAAGGGATGTGTTTACTGTTATGTGATACTTTCTTTAGACTACAGCTACAGCTGATGGGAGACTGTTAGTACATGGGGCCACACAGGCCCGAGGTCTAGTCTGGTGATGAGAGAGGTTCATAAATACTTAAGCCCCAATCTGCAGTGTTTATTTAGATCTGGAATGCACCAAGCCACAGCAGTTGGGAATGAGTGGGAACACATACATACATGGAGTAGCCTCTGACATCAGTTTTAGCAATCTAATGATTTGTTTTTGAAGACAATTGAAGGGCTGACTCTTAAATTGTactttgtttttgcaggtaaaGATGAGCCCAGCAGCTACACGTGCACAACCTGTAAGCAACCGTTCAGCAGTGCCTGGTTCCTGCTGCAACACGCCCAGAACACTCATGGCTTCCGCATCTACCTTGAGAGCGAGCGCGGAAGTCCACTCACGCCCCGCATCGGAGCCCCTTCGGGAATGAGTGCAGATTGCTCATCTCAGCCCCCCCTGCATGGCATCCATCTCCCCGAAGTAAACCCATTCAACCTGCTGCGGATACCCAACTCCGCACGTGATGGACCTCCTCTCCGGGAGGGGCGTTTTCCCCCAACGCCACCTCTCTTTAGCCCTCCGCCTCGCCATCACTTAGACCCTCATCGCATGGATCACCTGAGCCCGGAGGACCTGGCCTTGGCCACCCACCACCCGAGTGCCTTTGACAGGGTGCTGCGCCTCAACCCCATGCCCCTGGATCCCCCAGCCATGGACTTCTCTCGTAGGCTGAGGGAACTAGCTGGGAACACCTCAGGGTCAACTCCTCCCCTCTCACCCAATCGACCCAGCCCTATGCAACGGCTACTCCAACCATTCCAATCGGGAAACAAGCCACCCTTTCTATCCACGCCCCCCCTGACGTCCATGCAGTCCCCTTCTGGCTCCCAATCCACTCCGACCCCTCTCAAGCAGCAGTCCAACACACCCCTGAAGTCAAAGTCTTGTGAATTCTGTGGGAAGACCTTCAAATTCCAGAGTAATCTGATCGTGCATCGACGCAGTCACACGGGTGAGAAACCCTACAAGTGCCACCTGTGCGACCACGCCTGTACGCAGGCCAGCAAGTTAAAACGCCACATGAAGACACACGTGAACAAGTCATCGCCCATGACGGTCAAATCCGATGATGGCTTGTCTACAGCCAGCTCCCCTGAGCCAGGAACCAGCGACATTGTGGGCAGTGCCAGTAATGCCCTCAAATCAGTGGTAGCCAAATATAAGAGTGAAAATGATCGTCTGATTCCAGAGAAtggtgaggaggaggaggaggaagaggaggaggaagaggaggaagaagaggaggaagaggaagaggaagaaggagaggaggaggagctgGAAAGGGATAGAAGTCGAAACAACTACCACTTTAGCCTCAACTTAGAAGCCACGAGGCACCACGAGAACAACGGCGGGCGCGAGGGCGACATACCACGCTCGCTGCCTGAGGTTATGCAGGGCATGGGCCTGGCTGCCAGCATGCAGCACTACAGCGAAGCTTTCCATCAACACAAGCGAGGAGCCCTAAACTCAGACAATAATGCACATAGGGACATATGTGATGAGGACTCAGCCCTGGCATCAGACAGAGTGGACGAGGGCTGTGTCTCTGCTATCAACGGTCGAGGCTCATCCCCCAGCGAGTCTGCCTCTGTGGGTTTGTCTAAGAAGCTACTGCTGGGCAGCCCAAGCTCACTTAGTCCCTTCTCCAAACGAATCAAGCTGGAGAAGGACTTTGACCTCTCCACCCCTACAATCCCCAACACTGAGAACGTCTATTCCCAGTGGTTGGCTGGCTATGCTGCCTCTCGGCAGCTTAAAGACCCCTTTCTGAATTTTGGGGATTCCAGACAATCGCCTTTCGCCTCGTCTTCAGAGCACTCCTCAGAGAACGGAAGCCTACGCTTCTCCACGCCACCAGGGGATCTGGATGGCTGCGTCTCGGGTCGCAGCGGGACTGGCAGTGGCGGCAGCACGCCACACCTTGGGGGTCGGCCCAGCTCGAAAGATGGCCGACGCAGTGACACCTGCGAGTATTGCGGCAAAATTTTCAAAAACTGCAGCAACCTGACAGTGCACCGACGCAGCCACACGGGCGAAAGGCCTTATAAGTGTGATCTCTGCAATTATGCCTGTGCCCAGAGCAGCAAGCTAACACGGCACATGAAAACGCATGGGCAAGTGGGCAAGGACGTTTACAAATGTGAAATCTGTAAGATGCCTTTTAGCGTGTACAGCACCCTCgagaaacacatgaaaaaatggCACAGTGACCGCGCATTGAACAATGAAATTAAAACTGAGTAGTGGTGGAGGCTCACTTGCCTGTTAACAGCGAATAACACCTTACCCCACCCTCATCCTTGTAGATTTCCCTGTTTCGCTAGTCCAGTGGTGGCTAAGACGGCGTGCTTGGCACCACCAGCACACCCTTTTCATTTACCGTTGAATGCATGATCTGTATCGGGGCAATACTATTGCATTGACGCAAACTTGGAGCCTTTCTCttgtgcaataataatttaCATATTGTGTACCTTtacttttttttccatttttgaaAATTTGACAGCATGCATATGTTTTGgctaattttaaaaataaattgtccCTGGTTGGTTAGTTGTTTAGtaaatgtgttgctgtattatCGTTCATTACTTTACaaatgtttatcttttttttcttttttttccttttaagatctaagaaaaagaaaagaaaaaacaaccaTGCTGCATACATTCTGTAATACATATCATGTACAGTTTTGTGTTGTAACATGGAGGACTACAGTATATTGCTTAACCTTCTTTGGACGGGCTCGGTATCGCACTTAAactaatctttcaaaaagatgTTCTGTCCACACAGGGTTTAAATGTTAATTGGCCCCTAATATGGCATAAAAGTAATGACAGCCTTTGAATTTCTTGAGAAAGGATCGATAACACATTAAGGATTGAATTTGTACTATCATTTGGTAAGACAAACAAAAAGAGTGCCTTGGATATCTTGAAATTGCATTGGTTAATCTCTGCTGTAATTCTGGAGTCTCAGCTAAATATTTGAAAAGGGTCGATGTGATCTTTAAAAGGTTCTTGCATCAAGTACCTGACAGCTAAAGTCAACTACGACTTTAGAGAGACATAGTAATAATGAAAAGCTAAAGGGAATTTCTAGTTAATCATCATTAGGTACCTATGTGAAATGTATCCAGTTGTGGTTCATGTCCTGTGCGTGGCACATGCAGTGGCATTCAGCCTTGTTTACTGTTTGAAGGTACTGTACTTAACGGTACTTGTTTTCAATCCACAATCATTTGACTTTTCGGTGTTTGTTCAAGTCTTATCTTCAGTAGCACGTTTTTTGATGACCGAACATCCATTGCGAAGGAATACCTGAGGCCATTTAGACCGAACTAATGCAATGTACATTCGAGTATTGGTTATTAAGAGACCATAAAATATTTGCAGCTGTCAGTGATGATTAACTATGAATTGCCTACGGGTCTGAGTCAAAATGGCATTTCTTTATTGTTGCCCCTGTTTGAGCTCCCTATAAAGACGAAATGAACCTGAATTACTGAGCGAGAGGGAAAACcattatttttgttcttttcttttataTACGTTTCACACATAGTGTGGTATATGTTGACATTCAAGGAGACTCTTGTTGCATTATGACTTTAATGACTTGTTTAGACAATGCGTTGGGCGTTTAGATGGCACATGCCTCTCTGCCCCGTTTTTGACACGATAATTGGAGGTATTGCGGTTGAGTATAAATTAAGATTGTTTGCCTGTTGGACAACAAAGTGCACTGTTAAAGTTTCCCAGTTTACAGGTGTTCTTAAGAGGGAAAACTTCCTAAAGAAATGAACGTGGTGtcattatttaatgtaaaaaaagccAACTCGTCCTCACTCCTCACAATGAAAAAGCCCAACACCGATATAATATCGACGTGTCAGCGCAAACAGTGCTTGACCGAATACGGACAATTGAAACTTGCTGCTTTCACTGCAAGAACTTTTTTTTgtacaaatctttttttaagtatgaaaataaaactttttaaaaaagtaacattTCATTATCTTAGGGGAAACGGTATTTAAGTTTGTTGTTTATCTTTATCTCTTTGTCTTGGTGGCGTTCAAGACTTaatcacaatatatatataaaatgggaaaaaatctgtgattttttttctttgtttttgttgttgttgtttcatCTTGGCTCTTCACAGCTCTTCAGGTCAAACTTGCATTGGGGAAAGGTTTaagattatatataaaatatataatagaGAAACTTAAATATAGGAAAATGCACATCATGTCAGTTCCTATGCTAAAACACATTTATGGTCTACTTTCTTCTGTATTTCTAGAATGGTATTTGAATTAAATGTTCACCTAGTGTaggtactacagtatttatattgaGGCTTGTATTTTTAACTGTTGCTTGTTCTCTCAAAAGGTACAATTGTACCTTTTTtggtagtggaaaaaaacaacaagctgccacagtatatttttttaatttggcaGGATAATATAGTGCgaattatttgtatgtttaaaaaaagaaaatggaaaaaatcaaatgaaaaaataaaagtttgtggcATTGTACAAAGGAAGCCATTCAATGGTTTCCCCGCTGAGTCTTTTGAGAATGTCCACACTAGCTAAAACAGGTGGTTGTACATATCTTTTTCTGTTCTTCTTTTTTAAAATCTCTGCTGCCATTCTGTATGCAGTACAGCAAGCTGATGTTGGGTTGTTCTGTAGTGTGCTTCTGTCTTTTCACATGTCTCACCTGAATACATTCCAGCATCTTAAAAAAGCAAACTTCATATGCAGTACGATACcagtaaacaaacagacaaaaatcattcaaataaatgaattcaAACGATCAATGTTTTGcaggtgttttgttttcattgccAAATATTAAATGGTGCTTTATATTTCGATTGGGACGACTTTCATATGcaaagcatatttaaaaatgaaatggaaCTAAAGGAGCAGCCCACTTAAGTTCATACTCTTTTGTAAATGGCAATGCGGAATATTTTGTTATCAGCCTTTTCTATTCCTGTTATGAGAGCTGTTTGTTGTAACTTGAACTTGAACTTTATCTTTTTCAATGGGAGTCACTATTTATTATTGCTTAAATTCTCTGTTCAAAACAGAGACATAGAATGGAtccgtttttgtttgtttgttttcattttatttctccttttttttttaaagaaagaaaagaatgaCCAAAGGTCATTGACAGACttgcttttttgttgtttttggttCAGGTCTATGTTAGGTTTTATTTGGAGAAACCACTGTCTGTGTTTTTTGGCAGTTGTCTACATTATCCTGTTCACCAACCAATTTTGTCCCTTTATTGAAaacagttaataaaaaaattaaaagtataTACTTCCGTGTTGTTGCAAgaatttctgtttttgtgtttgattgCTACAACACAGGGTAGAGAAATGTTTGCCACACGCACACATGTCCGGTTTATTATCtccacgcacgcatgcacgcacacacttaCAGTAAGGAAAGGGAATACAGAGCTGTGATGGTGTTTAACTCTCAATTGGTTGAACTCCACTGGGTGTAAGCGTGTCAAATAATTAGGACGGCCGTCTTGAGCAGCTCTGCAGTCGTGCCATCAGTCAAGTCCctgttgtgtatgtgtggatCTGCAGTGATACATTTAGCTTCTGGGTGTATTAGGGCCCTTGGTCTGTTCTGCAGATCTATGTGACCTAGTGACTTGAGTGTTATCTTACCTGAAATAGGTCAAAGCAGCTTTGCaattttaacacacacacacaacatactCGCTGTACAACCAAGATGGCACCTACATTTGCACCTCCTTTATTTCCTTCACCTACCATTTTTAAGTATACCTACATGATGAtctgtattttacattatttatgcaAACAAAAAGACCAATAGGTTTTATTTAGCAATACAAAGAAGCTTTAACAAGAAACCACCATCGACCATAATCTGGTTTGTTTCTTGTGATGCACAATTAAATTTTCCCCTTTGTCTAAAATCCAAACTACCAACCCAGGCCAAGATGTGATTCTTTAGCATCACTCTCAGAACACAAGAAAGAAATGACCACTTGTATTTAGAAAGGCCTATTGTGTTTTGGCAGGTGGGAAAGACAGAAAAACTCGAAGTCCACCCTCACCAATCATTGCTATTTCATTCATCAGTCTCTTGAAGAAAGCATGTCATTCTACTCAAACAATACTACACTCCAgacaaacaaatacaacaaatcagCGACTTTTCTCTCTACGCCTTATAAACGAACACTTGTAAACCCGTGAACTAGGCATGCAGGGCCCCTCGGGTTTGCTGAGACTGTATTGCTGTGTTTATGTGAGGGGCTTAATGCCCTTGTTGAAAATATTATCAGGCTTTACACTGCATACAATAAGTTTCTTAATCagtattttgttctgtttaggTATCTAAATGGCTTTTAAACAAGAAACATTACATGAGAAGAGACGTAGTGAAGTGTTGGGATGTTTTGAGAAAATATGTTGAATTGAGCTTAATTTCCAACCACATTGGCAAATTTGCTTTCTTgttttaaaaggacagttcacccaaaaataaaaattctgtcatcattttctcaccctcgagttgttccaattctgtataaatgtctttgttctgatcaacacagaaaaatatatttggaagaatgcttgttaccaaacagttcttggccaccattgactacctataggaaaaattacaatggtagtcaaatgtgcccctGAACTGTTGCTTTcctacaatcttcaaaatatcttcatttgtgttcaacaattgttaacaagcattcttccaaatgtctttctctgtgttcatcagaataaagaaatttatacagatttggaacaccttatgggtgagtaaatgatgacagaaattttaaaAAGTAGCTTTTTAAGTAtgttcagatgttttttatttaggtATTTAAAATATTCTGATTTGTTTTTTACATGGTACACAGTATCCTCACAAATCCCTCTtgcttttttcctttttctcacagttttccACGTTCACAATTCTCAGGTGACTTGGAAAATGTGAGTCTCTAAACACTGAGGTGCGTggtttgttttacttttgtgtCTGTGTGGATTGGTCTCCTGATCAAAGTTTCTTGTGTTTATGAATGGCTGGCAGGCATTTTCCTCTGGGCTGTTCAGGATGGGGGTTGCCAAAGTGGACCGCACCGCTGTCTAAACAGAGGTTGACTTGGTTATTTAAACGTTACACGTTGTCAACATTCTCGTCAGTTTAAGACTTTGTGGTACAGACTGTACACAAATGCCTTGTCGCCAGCACCGTCTGTGTGTTGAACTAACCTTGCATCATTTCCTTTACTCCAGTTTGGCTTTGCTCTATTAATTGTGTGGTGTGGGGGTGAATGGACTCAAAGTAAGTGCACCTTAATGGACAATGACCAGCTCGAGCCCACTCTTTAAAGTACAGCACATCATTTCCACCCGCCAAATGTAAACTACTCTCACGGCTCTTACTAAACAGCCACATATGTCCATCACACACCCTTTAAAAACACGCATGACCTCCAGACAATTTCAACCATAACGGTGTCAAAAAATGCAAAAGACTGCAGATGAGGGCTTACCCTTAGTCAAATGGGTGTGCTGAGGAGATTAGTGCTATttcttctgtgacatcatcacagaCTTACCGTGGCATTGAGCTCAACCTTTGACCCTGACAGTCGTACCCAAAGGTCCATGGGGTCAAAAGGTCAAGTGTTATTTTATCCTCATACCAGTGAGTTGTAGCTAACACGTTtgcctctctctccttctcaaCGGCAGGCTGACAGGTTTCAGGAGTCATTAGAAATGGACACCTGCTTGCCGAATGGGGGTCGAGCAATGCCACAAGAACTTGTATCCTGACTCCAATCTCATTAAAGGTGGAATCAGTCTTCTCATTGTTGTTTTTCCCCCTCAAGCACAGGACAACAGATAGATAGTTAGAAGCAACCATGTGTGTTCTATGATTAGATTTGTGAGGGATAATTAATCACAAATGGTGCAAGGgagaaaaacacacacgcacacacgaacAGCAGCAGCCGCAGCAGCATCATTTGAATATGTTAGTGCTTTAATAAGCTAACTGATTGATCCCAGGTGAACACTTTGTTGTGGAGATTGCAATGCCCTTTAGGTTTGAATAAACAGAGCTCGCAGCCCACACTGAGCCCTGTTTGGAGATAACAGCCTGTTTGAATGAGGTGTGTTGAATTCCGAGGACGTGTGGCACATGAACAGTTCCTAAGTGTGGTCTTGCTGTGCTCACCAGTGGTCATTTTTAGaacgtactgtatatacagtcgTAATACCTCCTGGGTGCATTAATGAACAGTTCTAGATTCATATTTAAAGACGAATGAGAaatgaattatattaaattGTCACCAAGTCTGAGTCATATAATACTTTTAAAGAGGTTAATGCTGACTAAAGTACTCCGAATACTTTAACACGTATACACCCACAAGAGAGACAAATTATATGCTTAAAATTAATCAGAGTAATCTCCTATAagtctcaattatttctcataGGTACAATGACATCAAGTGGAAATCAAATGGAAGGTGAATCTCAGATTTTCCTAAAATGACCCCAGTAATATCTACAAACAAGTCTTAGAAGAAATGTCAACAAACTACAAACGTAccaaagtctgcaatcaaaagatttcaattagggctgtcaaatgattcatcgcgattaattgcatgCAGAATAAActcttgtgtttacataatatactgtatgtctgggtgctgtgcatattaatgttgtatttattaacacatacacatacatgcatatatttgataaaaatataaaaatttataaacatttatacatcatttcaattattggtaaatataaataaatacatctacctatttcctaaatatactgtatatacatgtatgtgtatgtttttttgttaataaatacaacattaatatgcacagtaaagACATATActatcatgtaaacacaaatttttattctggatgcgatgaaTCGCGATGAATCATTCAACAGCCCAACTTTCAATATGCACCCAGTATGAAGCTACAGTATGTTACTCATATTCACTTCATAAAGCAATCGCTAAGCAATAGCATTTTCTGTGATCTCATCAATGTGTAAAGTTTAGTGACTTCTCTGAGTCCTGCACGGCAACACCGGTGTGAATGTGTCACAGTCATAAATCTCTCAGTGTCTTCCCCTGACTCGTGTCCTCTTGTAGCACTCTGGGGCATGTTGGACTAATGGCTGGCCTTGTTCTCACCCTGGCTGTTTGCTGAGCTGGGAAGGCTGAAGTCTATAGATAGACAAGAGACTTGGAATGCAAGGTGTGGACAACCAAGATAAAGTTAAGACTGTGTAGAGTGAAGGGCAGGACATGTGTGTGTATAGTCTAGAGTATAAAGGTCAGAGTCAAGTCCGTTCCTTAAGGTACACCATTTTGCTGTGTATGTGTGGGCTGTTGTTGTATGTGTGTTAACTAGACAGTAATCTGTTTCCAAGTAACACATTcggtttacacacacacatgcacgcacatcTGAGCACAtacgtgtgtgtttattgtacCTCTTCTAATAAAACTGGTCAGATGTCTACAGAAGAGTGACACATCCTCTCGTCCAGGTCATCAGAGGCAGGCTTTAATCCCAGCACTACCTGATGGTTAGGAGTGAGGCGGTGTGTCCAGGCAGACTGAAGCTAATCTGCTGGAAAAAACCTGTCCGTGCTCGCTGTTAACACGTCTtgtccctgctcaactctgggAGCTGTGCGGGGTGACCTAGGTTAATTGCAGCTGCAGAGATGAACAGCCTGGGTCACCTTCGCTACCAAAGAGACGGGGAAAAAATTAGGTAATCATAGAGGACAGCTGAAGTTGAACTACAGAGATTTTTCAGGACAGTTCCTGGTCGAGAGCTTTTTTTAGAGGGGAGAAGATAACAAGACAGGTGTGAGGAAGGCATTATTTGTACCTGGTTTTAACACCCTTCTAGTGTTATCTGATCACAAGTGGACAGTACTAAATACAGGTGTAAATAGCATCCAAAACCTAATTGCCACATCACAATTGTAGTTTAAAAGCTAATGTGTGCTGAACAAAAAAGGACCACCTATCACCCTCCAATTGTTGTTAATGAaatcaaacacatttttctAAAAGAATGAAaagtgtattatttttaatatgtgtAACTTGCTACAAaatgttcttcacagtgatgccaaaTACGAACCTTTTCTGGTTCCCCAAAGAGCTATTCACTCAATTGTTTTCTTTCAAGCaacattgctttcttttttaTAGATGTTTTTACCGGACGTACAAGgtctggcccaaagttaacttctggtctgtgttagcttatcggtctggctagtggctataacaatttatttcatatttaatttttatgaatgttttattgtaaataaatgttattaaattaaattaaaactactcaacagttattgattctttgcggatgtaccagaagttaagtttcggccacataacgtttgttatGCCCCTGAAACTGCCCAGAATCTATAGAAATTGCCCAACCACAAAgaatcttttgtgaaacagaaaggttctacggatgttaaaggttctttatgaaaccattcatgcaaaaatgttcttctatggcattgtgaagcacattttttaaatataacttaaaggtccagtgtatgaaatttaacggcatctagctgtgaggttgcaaattgcaaccaacagctcacttccccctccctttcgaagcactacggcggctaaCACAGGAATAAGATGTTGTCGCGTTTTttacttctttgccgaaggagataacttatttacgaaacacgttctgtatagcagtttgtccgttaagggatactgtagaaacaacatggcgaattccatgcaaggggacctgcgctgtatatactgtagatagaaatggctctttctaatgtaataaaaacataacgcttcattatgtaaggtctttatacacctctgaagacatagttagtatgtttattacattgcatttctgtcgatAGATAAAAAacgacacattggacctttaaatacaaTATTAAGTTAACTTTAACCAAAGCTAGAAGCTACTCTCggctaaatgttttattaaaatacaaataaaaactaatGTTGTATGTAACTAATGATAGTGATTACTTTAATATATTTTCAAGTATAAACAATAAACCGTCTCACCCTACTATTTGTGATTAGAGGTGGATGTTAATACGTCAGGTATAAACAGGGCCAGAAAGGAACAGTGTGACCAGGAGGCAGGGAATGCCAGCTGTGTTTTGTCTATAGTGTTCCCACTGTTTAGAGTTAAAGTGACCCTAGTGCACTTTGTGTGACGCTTAACACTGTTTTGATGGCCACGCTCCTTTGTTTCCCCCGAGACGCGCATGCAGACATGGACAAGCACACAGAGCAATACGCCAGGAACACACCGTGAACATTTCTCATGTGCTGTAAGGGATTC comes from the Triplophysa rosa linkage group LG9, Trosa_1v2, whole genome shotgun sequence genome and includes:
- the bcl11aa gene encoding BCL11 transcription factor A a isoform X1, with protein sequence MSRRKQGKPQHLSKRDFSPEPLSAVVSEDRQEQRGLVQVAPEGDQDLLTCGQCQMNFPLGDILIFIEHKRKQCNGTLCMDKAVDKPPSPSHGELRRASNPVEVGIQVTPEDDDCLSTSSRGICPKQENNTGKDEPSSYTCTTCKQPFSSAWFLLQHAQNTHGFRIYLESERGSPLTPRIGAPSGMSADCSSQPPLHGIHLPEVNPFNLLRIPNSARDGPPLREGRFPPTPPLFSPPPRHHLDPHRMDHLSPEDLALATHHPSAFDRVLRLNPMPLDPPAMDFSRRLRELAGNTSGSTPPLSPNRPSPMQRLLQPFQSGNKPPFLSTPPLTSMQSPSGSQSTPTPLKQQSNTPLKSKSCEFCGKTFKFQSNLIVHRRSHTGEKPYKCHLCDHACTQASKLKRHMKTHVNKSSPMTVKSDDGLSTASSPEPGTSDIVGSASNALKSVVAKYKSENDRLIPENGEEEEEEEEEEEEEEEEEEEEEEGEEEELERDRSRNNYHFSLNLEATRHHENNGGREGDIPRSLPEVMQGMGLAASMQHYSEAFHQHKRGALNSDNNAHRDICDEDSALASDRVDEGCVSAINGRGSSPSESASVGLSKKLLLGSPSSLSPFSKRIKLEKDFDLSTPTIPNTENVYSQWLAGYAASRQLKDPFLNFGDSRQSPFASSSEHSSENGSLRFSTPPGDLDGCVSGRSGTGSGGSTPHLGGRPSSKDGRRSDTCEYCGKIFKNCSNLTVHRRSHTGERPYKCDLCNYACAQSSKLTRHMKTHGQVGKDVYKCEICKMPFSVYSTLEKHMKKWHSDRALNNEIKTE
- the bcl11aa gene encoding BCL11 transcription factor A a isoform X2 — translated: MNFPLGDILIFIEHKRKQCNGTLCMDKAVDKPPSPSHGELRRASNPVEVGIQVTPEDDDCLSTSSRGICPKQENNTGKDEPSSYTCTTCKQPFSSAWFLLQHAQNTHGFRIYLESERGSPLTPRIGAPSGMSADCSSQPPLHGIHLPEVNPFNLLRIPNSARDGPPLREGRFPPTPPLFSPPPRHHLDPHRMDHLSPEDLALATHHPSAFDRVLRLNPMPLDPPAMDFSRRLRELAGNTSGSTPPLSPNRPSPMQRLLQPFQSGNKPPFLSTPPLTSMQSPSGSQSTPTPLKQQSNTPLKSKSCEFCGKTFKFQSNLIVHRRSHTGEKPYKCHLCDHACTQASKLKRHMKTHVNKSSPMTVKSDDGLSTASSPEPGTSDIVGSASNALKSVVAKYKSENDRLIPENGEEEEEEEEEEEEEEEEEEEEEEGEEEELERDRSRNNYHFSLNLEATRHHENNGGREGDIPRSLPEVMQGMGLAASMQHYSEAFHQHKRGALNSDNNAHRDICDEDSALASDRVDEGCVSAINGRGSSPSESASVGLSKKLLLGSPSSLSPFSKRIKLEKDFDLSTPTIPNTENVYSQWLAGYAASRQLKDPFLNFGDSRQSPFASSSEHSSENGSLRFSTPPGDLDGCVSGRSGTGSGGSTPHLGGRPSSKDGRRSDTCEYCGKIFKNCSNLTVHRRSHTGERPYKCDLCNYACAQSSKLTRHMKTHGQVGKDVYKCEICKMPFSVYSTLEKHMKKWHSDRALNNEIKTE